One Bacillus sp. 1780r2a1 DNA segment encodes these proteins:
- a CDS encoding S8 family serine peptidase — MKAKKHLLKCALVAGVIISTSTPYAALAKEPSITMSEAEQVLNNLSKEQREALQQLEIGPGFIISPDINTTTPENVEIIVEFKQDPAKVEVKKQMLNQKKISLGTAKQRVEQSHKEFKTYIDQLKTKKKKAVYDPSKINVKHEYKNAFNGVAMSLPGTAVEELLNSGEVKRIWSNVQIQLELPKSKGEKATPKMIDSIPQIGVDKLHDEGITGQGIKVGVLDTGIDYTHPDLSDSYKGYRSAEGSDGKGVNPSSVKGWDFINNDADPMETTHKDWKATSSPEFNASGNAYYTSHGTHVSGTIAAQKDNKVDYAVKGVAPDVELYAYKVLGPYGSGATEGVLAGIDKAVADGMDVINLSLGANVNDPLYPTSVAINNAMLSGVVSVVAAGNTGPSEKTVNSPGTSAFGITVGASDAAISIPTFSVTAGNKTIESMKLLGKHFNDSLREFEGRTYPIASVGLGKPEDFNGKDLNGKIALIQRGELTFEAKIQNAKKAGATAVIIYNNEEGDIPSYMGESTKYIPTFQLTKTDGEQLKNEESITFNTLSSVKTGGDSLASFSSRGPVNSNDDIKPDIVAPGVSIFSTYPEFMNHPQDGEDFTTAYARLNGTSMATPHVAGVAALILQKNPNVDPFEMKAMLMNTAEDLKSNYSVHEVGAGRIDAYQAVHSDISFKVLNRTDDIQNGEYVEIDNLTGSINYESHYLTGSPINENRLIKIINKGREAKSFQVNVEYHKAGTGIQDGITNKIKVNVPQQLHLDPESTQEISAEITVPSDAKPGRYEGYIHIVNEKDEKDHYQIPFAIRVVEKGIAVAEPLVPSVTNNTPFHQYYTPGTHIVFKLNSPMEHFDIVMRDKKTGQAVGVIGSYDGKGAIPDKEYLIYFGHRGLVYPFTGDKKQPIGDYIQKVPEGEYVIEFIGRDKDGKTYSKESVGVIDNTPPKIDLALEPGPIEVTKDMLSEEDGYYGLWVHGTVKDNTVDLLKQRGFKYTQKTNSVAYYESGPPFIRGFLQIEDNGETKFGVLPEEYEKKPYELRLFPWDMATAADYHYSPRYIFMNEGTEYAGGYFNKEKVQLNDEATLTVSLNNVKEFMAGSLKIDNNYVLQFKEVKVNKEFQELANKYGAEVKLDEPKVSESSVQVGASLVKDGFNGISGDTPFLDVTFKLINDTEVSKNTGAQLTNLSYKKAGKTEDISIPAYSFKNMEVISTHSRFTGNFAPEAFLTPEGYSNNKYDFTKINANIYAKNSKDEVFEAKLDKRGGYEFIVPADKDAYKIYAKVPGHLTQSMHVMGSIEEEGEYRGIYWRQNPGKNLVGDVTGDEVIDIRDVKEAVEDYGKQGGKADLNQDNTVNETDIRLIEQNFLTKGQLAGKGNNPKETIGKKDLAYYLKEVGLTPKN; from the coding sequence ATGAAAGCAAAAAAACATTTGCTAAAATGTGCTTTAGTAGCTGGTGTGATAATTTCTACCTCTACACCTTACGCTGCTTTAGCAAAAGAGCCAAGTATCACGATGAGTGAAGCGGAACAAGTACTAAATAATTTATCAAAAGAACAAAGAGAAGCTTTACAACAACTTGAAATTGGACCTGGCTTTATTATTTCACCCGATATTAATACTACAACCCCAGAAAACGTTGAGATTATCGTTGAGTTTAAGCAAGATCCAGCAAAAGTAGAAGTGAAAAAACAAATGCTTAATCAAAAGAAAATCTCTTTAGGTACTGCAAAACAAAGAGTTGAACAGTCACATAAAGAATTCAAAACGTATATAGATCAATTAAAAACTAAGAAAAAAAAGGCGGTATACGATCCAAGTAAGATTAACGTGAAGCATGAGTATAAAAATGCCTTTAATGGTGTAGCAATGAGCCTTCCTGGAACGGCAGTTGAAGAATTATTGAATTCTGGAGAAGTAAAAAGAATTTGGAGCAATGTTCAAATTCAACTTGAACTTCCTAAGTCAAAAGGGGAGAAAGCTACTCCTAAAATGATTGACAGCATTCCACAAATTGGAGTAGATAAGCTTCATGATGAAGGAATTACAGGTCAAGGTATTAAAGTGGGAGTGCTGGATACAGGCATTGACTACACACATCCAGATTTATCGGATTCATATAAAGGATATCGATCAGCAGAAGGAAGCGATGGAAAAGGTGTAAACCCGTCTTCTGTAAAGGGATGGGATTTTATTAACAATGATGCCGATCCGATGGAAACAACGCATAAAGATTGGAAAGCAACGAGCTCTCCTGAATTTAATGCTTCAGGAAATGCATATTATACGTCTCATGGTACTCACGTATCCGGTACAATTGCGGCTCAAAAAGATAATAAGGTAGATTACGCAGTAAAAGGCGTAGCGCCAGATGTTGAATTATATGCTTATAAAGTACTTGGTCCCTATGGTTCTGGTGCAACTGAAGGAGTTTTAGCAGGTATCGATAAAGCTGTGGCAGATGGAATGGATGTCATCAATTTATCGCTAGGGGCAAATGTAAACGATCCGCTGTATCCTACATCTGTTGCAATTAACAATGCGATGCTATCAGGTGTTGTATCCGTAGTAGCAGCTGGAAATACGGGACCATCTGAAAAGACGGTTAATTCGCCGGGGACAAGTGCATTTGGAATTACCGTAGGAGCTAGTGATGCAGCTATTTCCATCCCAACTTTTTCAGTAACGGCAGGTAATAAAACAATTGAATCAATGAAGCTGTTAGGAAAACATTTTAATGACAGTTTAAGAGAATTTGAAGGACGTACCTATCCTATTGCGTCAGTTGGATTAGGAAAACCAGAAGACTTTAATGGTAAAGATTTAAATGGAAAGATAGCGCTTATTCAGCGCGGCGAGCTTACATTTGAAGCAAAAATACAAAATGCTAAGAAAGCAGGAGCAACAGCCGTCATTATTTATAATAATGAAGAGGGTGACATTCCCTCTTATATGGGTGAAAGTACGAAATATATTCCAACATTTCAGCTTACAAAAACAGATGGAGAACAATTAAAGAATGAAGAATCTATTACATTTAATACTCTATCTAGTGTGAAAACAGGAGGAGACTCTTTAGCAAGTTTTAGCTCTAGAGGCCCTGTTAATAGTAACGATGATATTAAGCCAGACATCGTTGCGCCAGGAGTATCCATTTTTTCTACGTATCCAGAATTTATGAATCACCCACAAGACGGTGAGGATTTTACAACTGCTTATGCTCGCTTAAACGGTACTTCAATGGCTACGCCACACGTAGCGGGTGTAGCAGCACTTATTTTACAAAAAAATCCAAATGTTGATCCGTTTGAAATGAAAGCTATGCTTATGAATACGGCAGAAGACCTAAAGAGCAATTATTCTGTTCACGAAGTAGGGGCTGGACGTATTGACGCATATCAAGCGGTTCATTCTGATATATCTTTTAAAGTATTAAATCGCACTGACGACATCCAAAACGGTGAGTATGTAGAAATCGATAATTTAACAGGTTCGATTAACTATGAAAGTCATTACTTAACAGGAAGTCCTATTAATGAAAACCGCCTCATCAAAATAATAAATAAAGGAAGAGAAGCGAAGTCGTTTCAAGTTAATGTGGAGTACCATAAAGCTGGGACAGGGATACAAGATGGCATAACCAATAAGATAAAAGTTAACGTACCTCAACAATTGCATCTTGACCCAGAAAGTACTCAAGAGATTTCTGCTGAAATTACGGTTCCAAGTGATGCAAAGCCTGGACGCTACGAAGGATATATTCATATTGTAAATGAAAAAGATGAGAAAGATCATTACCAAATTCCATTTGCTATACGAGTTGTTGAAAAAGGTATTGCCGTAGCGGAACCTCTTGTACCGTCCGTTACAAATAATACACCTTTTCATCAATATTACACGCCAGGAACTCACATTGTATTTAAGTTGAATAGTCCAATGGAGCATTTCGATATTGTAATGAGAGATAAAAAAACTGGCCAAGCAGTTGGAGTAATTGGTAGCTACGATGGAAAAGGTGCGATTCCTGATAAAGAATACTTAATTTATTTTGGGCATAGAGGCCTTGTCTATCCATTCACTGGTGACAAAAAGCAACCAATTGGCGATTATATTCAAAAAGTTCCAGAAGGTGAATATGTCATTGAATTTATTGGTAGAGATAAAGATGGAAAAACATATAGCAAAGAAAGTGTGGGAGTAATAGATAATACACCACCAAAGATAGATTTAGCTCTTGAACCAGGGCCAATTGAGGTTACGAAAGATATGTTATCTGAAGAAGATGGGTACTATGGGCTTTGGGTACATGGAACAGTCAAAGATAATACCGTCGACTTACTGAAACAAAGAGGCTTTAAGTATACTCAAAAAACAAATTCAGTTGCTTACTACGAAAGTGGCCCACCATTTATTAGAGGATTTTTGCAAATTGAAGATAATGGTGAGACAAAGTTTGGAGTTCTACCAGAAGAATATGAGAAAAAACCTTATGAACTACGCTTGTTCCCATGGGATATGGCAACAGCCGCTGATTATCATTACTCACCTCGTTATATCTTTATGAATGAAGGGACGGAGTATGCAGGAGGTTACTTTAATAAAGAAAAAGTGCAATTAAACGATGAGGCAACATTGACTGTAAGCCTTAATAATGTAAAAGAGTTTATGGCTGGCTCACTGAAAATAGATAATAACTATGTATTACAGTTCAAAGAAGTAAAAGTTAACAAGGAGTTTCAAGAATTAGCCAACAAATATGGAGCTGAGGTTAAGCTTGATGAGCCAAAGGTGTCTGAATCTTCTGTTCAGGTGGGGGCTTCTTTGGTGAAAGATGGATTTAATGGTATTAGCGGAGATACGCCTTTCCTGGATGTAACGTTTAAATTAATAAACGACACAGAGGTTTCTAAAAATACTGGTGCACAACTTACAAACCTGTCTTATAAAAAAGCAGGGAAGACAGAAGATATCAGTATTCCAGCTTATAGTTTCAAAAACATGGAGGTTATTTCAACACATAGTAGGTTTACTGGTAACTTCGCGCCGGAAGCATTTTTAACTCCAGAAGGATACAGTAATAATAAATATGATTTTACAAAGATTAATGCTAACATTTATGCCAAGAATAGTAAGGATGAAGTATTTGAAGCTAAATTAGATAAACGCGGGGGTTATGAATTCATTGTCCCAGCAGATAAAGACGCATATAAAATTTATGCAAAAGTTCCTGGACACCTCACACAATCTATGCACGTGATGGGAAGCATTGAAGAAGAAGGAGAATATCGCGGTATTTATTGGAGACAAAACCCAGGTAAAAACCTAGTAGGTGATGTAACTGGAGACGAAGTTATTGACATTCGTGATGTAAAAGAAGCAGTTGAAGACTACGGTAAACAAGGAGGAAAAGCAGATCTGAATCAAGATAACACAGTCAATGAAACCGATATTCGGTTAATTGAACAAAATTTCCTCACAAAAGGTCAATTGGCTGGAAAAGGCAATAATCCAAAAGAAACAATTGGTAAAAAGGATCTTGCATATTATCTAAAAGAAGTAGGTTTAACACCTAAAAATTAA
- a CDS encoding helix-turn-helix transcriptional regulator, which produces MVEEKIIKFYREKSGLTQAQLCEGICSVTHLSKIERGLTEYSKEITGMLAQRLKINLQAETNRYHRLSKKLQQWEQAIVMQHGAESKTYREELEKEPLIKMPEFQQIYQLLSVRYFLFNQDLNTANQLIKEIQRQEGILSGYTRNMLKHIIGIYYFQMGEFRHCIEHLTKIDIEHYNNEEYFYHLALAYHSVHSNITAYYYGKKALSFFQRTLNILRIIDTELMLIVQLNAKELHHFEETKEKYEQLLKLCDSVRSPAYKAKVYHNFGFECYRRKLYSESVGYFNDALALMDQSSPQYLTTLYQYINASYRGKLTPVTTLLTLAEKGFKGAKKINSPQWMDFQMVIYEIKDDNENYYTLIEETILPYYQKIGYFILVEHYERKLFYYYSEKGDLKKAMKIAHSYIGSKTSFYDHH; this is translated from the coding sequence ATGGTTGAAGAAAAAATTATAAAATTTTATCGAGAAAAAAGCGGTTTAACGCAAGCTCAACTATGTGAAGGTATTTGTTCAGTTACTCACTTAAGCAAGATTGAAAGAGGACTTACAGAGTATTCAAAAGAGATTACAGGTATGCTAGCTCAAAGGCTGAAAATTAACCTTCAAGCAGAAACTAATCGCTATCACCGCTTGTCTAAAAAATTGCAACAATGGGAACAAGCTATTGTCATGCAGCATGGCGCAGAGTCCAAAACCTATAGGGAGGAGCTAGAAAAAGAACCGCTTATTAAAATGCCTGAATTTCAACAAATCTATCAATTGCTTTCTGTTAGATACTTTTTGTTTAATCAAGACCTAAATACAGCTAACCAACTTATAAAAGAAATTCAAAGGCAGGAAGGAATTTTGTCGGGCTATACGCGTAATATGCTAAAACATATTATAGGTATTTATTATTTTCAAATGGGTGAATTTCGTCATTGCATTGAGCATCTTACCAAAATTGATATAGAGCACTATAATAACGAGGAATATTTTTACCATCTAGCACTTGCTTACCATTCAGTCCATTCTAATATCACTGCTTATTATTATGGAAAAAAAGCATTAAGTTTTTTTCAGCGAACGTTAAATATTCTACGTATTATTGATACAGAATTAATGCTCATTGTTCAACTTAATGCAAAAGAACTCCATCATTTTGAAGAAACAAAAGAGAAATATGAACAACTACTAAAATTATGTGATTCAGTGCGCTCGCCAGCATATAAAGCAAAGGTTTACCATAATTTTGGCTTTGAATGTTATAGAAGAAAGCTGTATTCCGAATCGGTAGGGTATTTTAATGATGCATTGGCACTGATGGATCAATCTTCTCCACAGTATTTAACAACGCTTTACCAATATATTAATGCTTCGTATAGAGGGAAATTAACTCCGGTGACTACATTGTTAACTTTAGCAGAAAAAGGGTTCAAAGGAGCGAAAAAAATAAATTCACCTCAATGGATGGATTTTCAAATGGTTATATATGAAATCAAGGACGATAATGAGAACTACTATACACTAATTGAAGAAACTATATTACCCTATTATCAAAAAATAGGTTATTTTATTCTTGTTGAGCACTATGAAAGAAAGCTTTTTTACTACTACTCTGAAAAGGGAGATTTAAAGAAGGCAATGAAAATAGCTCATTCTTATATCGGTTCAAAAACAAGCTTTTATGATCACCATTAA